The genomic interval CCGACGTGTCGGAGAGTTCGGTTTCCGGCAGCCGGAATCCATCGTCTGCGCAGTAGGTCACCAATCCATGGGGCTCCTCTTCAACGGCGGCAATGACGAACGTTTTGCCGTTGTTGGATTTTACTTCATCGCCTTCGGCAAAGCGCACGCGATTCAGCGGCGCATTCGAAGCGGCATAGTTCCGCATTTCGCCGGCTGCATGGAAAAATACCTGTACTGTCCGGGCATTTGACTCAATCACAATACCGAGTCCCAGTTCGGGTTCGGTTTCGCTGATCCAACGTTGTCCTGGGAAAAAGTTCTGCATGGCGGCGGAGAGTAGGGGAATCATTCCGGCAGGGAAATATTTTTGAACAGATTAAATCCTGCCTCTTCCGGCAATCCGCGTTATTGTGGGTGTGTTTAATCCGATGATCGGGGATCTATTATGTCTAATGAAGAGTTGCAGAACAGTCCGCTGCACGGTTTGTCGACCGAGGCCATGCTGACGGAGCTGGTTGAATTTTATGGGTGGCGTACACTGGATGCCGCGATTGAGCTGAAATGTTTCCGAATTCAGCCGACGATTGCGAGTGCTCTGGCCTTCCTGAAAAAGGCGGAATGGGCGCGGAACCGGGTGGAGGAATTTTATCTTCATGTCTACAAAGTCATGCCGAAAGGCAGTCCGGAACAGATGGCGCTGAAACCGCGTGAGCGCGGTTTTCCCCTTGGCATAAAACCCGGAAAACCGCGGCCGTTGAATCCGGAAGAAATCAGAACCCTGCAGGCCGAGCGCGGAGCACAGGCTCCGCCGGGAAAACGGGCCCCCAAACGGCCGCCGCGCAGTGCACCCTGGGTGGAGCCGGATGATGAAGAGCCGACCGAGAGCTCTTTTAAATCAAAGTTTTCCAATTCGCCCTTCAAAAAATAGAAATAGTGCGCCGCTTCAAAAACGGACGATCTATCGATAGCATGGAACCCGCAACGGGACTGAAACGCCAGTCGCCCGGTGTTTGATTTTTTAACGTGTAATGTATTTTCTGCTGATCGTATCCGCCGGAGAGTTTCTTATATCAACGATACGAAATGATTTTCCGTTATCTACTGGGCGTCCTGTCTTGGCCACATTAATTGACTGCAGAATTGATTTCGGACCGATGTCCCATGGGGCGTGCATGCGCAGAGCCCATTCCTCCGGACGGGTGGGGGCAGCTGATGCCATTTGGCTGAACGGACCGATAGAACGTCTGTTTTTACGTTGACGAACAACCTCAGATGGCTGATTCGCTCATTTTTGTTTTACGTAAATTCTATTTCCTTTAACTCGATCTACAATAATTTCTATTTCAGGCTCTATGAACTTATCAGATGAAATAACATGAACTCTTTTTCCGTCAAACAAGGCTATGCCTGATGGTTTAAGTGGTGATTTTGTAATTCCGGTTTTATTTATAAATTCATTGGATTTTGATTCTGGAGTTTCAACCAGTTCTTTTAATCCATATTTTTTCCCAACTTTTAAAC from Verrucomicrobia bacterium S94 carries:
- a CDS encoding DNA-binding protein VF530, with translation MSNEELQNSPLHGLSTEAMLTELVEFYGWRTLDAAIELKCFRIQPTIASALAFLKKAEWARNRVEEFYLHVYKVMPKGSPEQMALKPRERGFPLGIKPGKPRPLNPEEIRTLQAERGAQAPPGKRAPKRPPRSAPWVEPDDEEPTESSFKSKFSNSPFKK